A DNA window from Camelina sativa cultivar DH55 chromosome 13, Cs, whole genome shotgun sequence contains the following coding sequences:
- the LOC104736906 gene encoding pumilio homolog 11-like: protein MDFGFFPSDLRQRGSYSDLGFGGFHFSGDRTAPSPITNPFLNLNTKASMAADTDLGLCQSLGKLSITDERSSFLTPVFNQSGFHGSRSSFHGCSKLDLGPEGLVQSFHHGEASSMRGYASSMRGYGDLHRLDQDLMRARREGFVQSFHGESSMSRRYVGVDDDHRLRLLGLQEAGNPNPSFNHPRGFTENMSLRNRDYMFEHFSQQIRREVSLIPQKSRLSFQENDVLDPLMYSGNRTVPPFSVSAMGGSRELEGMKNNTSFEEELLDLPLTLASIVDIYGSVYLMAKDQLGCRCLQKLIEERRFLDVMIIFEEVINHVTELGMDQFGNYFVQKLLQVCDEEQRTQILIRLTSKPGLLVKISINNYGTRVVQKLIETVSTKEQISLLKSALKPGFLSLVRELNGNHVILSCLRFLDPNDKKFILEAATKFCTEIATHRHGCCVLQRCISYSVGEQHEKLVGEISRNALRLAQDPYGNYVVQYIIEKNVGGVNVMFELRGNYVRLATQKFGSHVVEKCLRYYPDSRSQIVHELVSVPNFAHLVQDPYANYVIQAALFKTKGFVRASLVEKLRRCENLKMSPYCKRIFSKNLWKK from the exons AtggattttgggttttttccTAGTGATTTGAGACAACGAGGTTCATATTCTGATCTGGGTTTTGGTGGGTTTCACTTTTCCGGCGACCGTACAGCTCCTTCTCCGATCACAAACCCATTTCTAAACCTGAACACTAAGGCTTCAATGGCGGCGGATACTGATCTGGGTTTGTGTCAAAGCCTCGGTAAGCTTAGTATCACCGATGAAAGGAGCAGTTTTTTAACTCCGGTGTTTAACCAATCTGGTTTTCACGGTTCGAGAAGCAGCTTCCATGGGTGTTCTAAGCTTGACCTGGGTCCTGAGGGTTTAGTACAGAGCTTTCATCATGGTGAAGCTTCTTCTATGCGTGGTTATG CTTCTTCTATGCGTGGTTATGGTGATTTACACAGGCTGGACCAAGATCTGATGAGAGCTCGTCGTGAAGGTTTTGTGCAGAGCTTTCATGGTGAATCTTCTATGAGTCGTCGTTATGTTGGTGTTGATGATGATCACAGACTCAGATTGCTTGGTTTACAAGAAGCTGGTAACCCTAACCCTAGCTTTAACCATCCGAGAGGGTTTACAGAGAACATGTCTCTTCGTAATAGAGATTACATGTTTGAGCATTTCAGTCAACAAATCCGACGAGAGGTTTCTCTGATTCCACAAAAGTCTCGACTTTCTTTTCAAGAAAACGATGTGTTGGACCCATTGATGTACAGTGGAAACAGGACTGTTCCACCATTTTCAGTTTCAGCCATGGGAGGTTCTAGGGAGCTTGAAGGTATGAAGAACAACACGTCTTTCGAGGAAGAATTACTGGATCTGCCACTAACCCTTGCTTCCATAGTTGATATCTACGGCTCTGTGTACTTAATGGCAAAGGATCAATTGGGTTGTCGATGCTTACAGAAGCTAATCGAAGAAAGAAGATTTCTTGATGTAATGATTATATTCGAGGAAGTGATTAATCATGTCACTGAGCTTGGAATGGATCAGTTTGGTAATTATTTCGTTCAGAAGCTTCTTCAAGTCTGTGATGAAGAACAAAGAACTCAAATCCTCATTAGGTTGACTTCAAAACCTGGACTTCTTGTCAAGATCTCCATCAACAATTATGG GACACGGGTGGTGCAGAAGCTGATTGAGACGGTGAGTACAAAGGAGCAAATCAGTCTGCTTAAGTCAGCTCTTAAACCGGGATTTCTCTCTCTGGTTAGAGAATTAAATGGAAACCATGTGATATTAAGTTGCCTGAGGTTCCTTGACCCTAATGATAAAAAG TTCATTTTAGAGGCTGCTACCAAGTTCTGCACAGAGATTGCGACTCATCGCCATGGATGCTGTGTGCTTCAACGCTGCATTTCATACTCGGTTGGGGAGCAACATGAGAAGCTCGTTGGTGAAATATCCAGAAACGCTCTTCGCCTTGCTCAAGACCCTTACGG GAACTATGTGGTGCAATACATAATAGAGAAGAACGTTGGAGGAGTGAATGTAATGTTCGAGTTGAGGGGGAATTACGTGAGATTAGCTACACAGAAGTTTGGTAGCCATGTGGTGGAGAAATGCCTCAGGTATTATCCAGATAGCAGATCTCAGATCGTGCATGAACTCGTCTCTGTTCCAAACTTCGCACATCTTGTACAAGACCCTTATGCTAATTACGTTATCCAGGCAGCTCTATTCAAAACCAAG GGCTTTGTTCGAGCGAGCTTGGTGGAGAAGTTACGAAGATGTGAAAACCTTAAGATGAGTCCATATTGCAAGAGGATATTCTCCAAGAACCTCTGGAAGAAGTGA